In Brevibacterium zhoupengii, the following are encoded in one genomic region:
- a CDS encoding YeiH family protein, giving the protein MKRIVRLLPGLGVAAAATAIAWPISMLAPVLSPLLIAIVLGIIVGNAFPELPPTFRPGLDFAAKPLLRLGIVALGAQVVLGDILELGWLVLVLAAVVVAVGIVSGLLLARPFRVESNLALLIGCGFGICGAAAVAGVESTLKAKKEDVAAAIGLVVLFGTLMIAVIPSLSIAFGLAPDTAGMWGGASTHEVAQVVAIGGIIGPAALQVAVLVKLSRVIMLAPTVAVLSLVMRRRESRAQASVTSPAEVAPQSSSTAQSSSPAGSSSSPGESLSGRRPPAPATKRPPIVPLFVLGFLLMAGLRTFGLLPEVAVSGLGWLQTVCLAMAMFALGRGVQWRSLRNLGAGPIGLAATTTLIVAAIGLGGALLLT; this is encoded by the coding sequence ATGAAGCGCATTGTCCGTCTCCTCCCCGGCCTGGGGGTCGCCGCAGCCGCCACCGCGATCGCGTGGCCCATCTCCATGCTGGCTCCCGTCCTCTCCCCGCTCCTCATCGCCATCGTCCTGGGGATCATTGTGGGCAATGCCTTTCCTGAGCTGCCGCCGACCTTCCGGCCCGGTCTCGACTTCGCTGCCAAACCTCTCCTGCGATTGGGCATTGTGGCCCTCGGCGCGCAGGTGGTTCTTGGTGACATCCTCGAACTCGGGTGGCTGGTCCTCGTCCTCGCCGCCGTTGTCGTTGCCGTCGGCATCGTCTCCGGACTGCTCCTGGCTCGCCCGTTCCGCGTCGAGTCGAATCTGGCGCTGCTCATCGGGTGCGGGTTCGGCATCTGCGGTGCCGCCGCTGTCGCCGGTGTCGAGTCGACGCTGAAGGCGAAGAAGGAGGACGTGGCCGCGGCGATCGGCCTTGTGGTCCTCTTCGGCACGCTGATGATCGCCGTGATCCCGTCACTGAGCATCGCCTTCGGGCTCGCCCCAGACACCGCAGGAATGTGGGGTGGGGCCTCGACGCACGAGGTCGCGCAGGTCGTCGCGATCGGCGGCATCATCGGCCCAGCTGCTCTGCAGGTCGCCGTCCTCGTCAAGCTCTCCCGCGTCATCATGCTCGCCCCGACCGTCGCCGTCCTCAGCCTGGTGATGCGTCGCAGGGAGAGCCGGGCGCAGGCCTCGGTGACTTCTCCCGCCGAGGTGGCCCCGCAGTCCTCCTCGACTGCGCAGTCCTCGTCGCCGGCCGGGTCATCATCGTCGCCCGGGGAGTCCCTTTCGGGCAGGCGGCCTCCGGCGCCTGCGACGAAACGTCCGCCCATCGTGCCGCTGTTCGTCCTCGGGTTCCTTCTCATGGCGGGTCTGCGCACCTTCGGTCTGCTGCCCGAGGTCGCCGTGTCCGGTCTGGGCTGGCTGCAGACCGTGTGCCTCGCCATGGCGATGTTCGCTCTCGGTCGCGGTGTGCAATGGCGTTCGCTGCGCAACCTCGGCGCCGGTCCCATCGGGCTGGCCGCGACGACGACTCTCATCGTCGCTGCGATAGGACTGGGCGGAGCCCTCCTGTTGACCTGA
- a CDS encoding NAD(P)/FAD-dependent oxidoreductase, which yields MSANAIVIGSGVMGASIAYSLARRGYTVTVVDKKSGPAQGSTGATSAIVRFTYSLRDSIALAWESKHLWENLRDHLQAPEAEPVADFIRTGMAVIDIPGLLPPTLRSDFDDLSIPYTEWDAVDLSRELPGIDVSNHYPPVRPDDPAFLDDSEEEASALYTPDGGYISDPVLATENFVRAAQRHGAQFLYNAEVIALDHHLLDPQQNVEGMASEGGAPEDVTEGAPRAGGDSTEGRTAWSVELADGRVLDASVVVNAAGPWSSRLNELAGIGSDHGVSLTPLRQEVHTLPAESTVIRADGSRIPALLDAGIGTYMRAEVGGQLLIGGSEPECDELEWVDDPDEVSMSVRPEQFETQSLRAAKRFNDITIPNRARGVVGVYDVAADWTPIYDRSEADGFYQAVGTSGNQFKNAPMVGELMAGLIDAVEAGHDHDSDPVRISLTYTDEELDLGAFSRLRTPAGTSGNVMG from the coding sequence ATGAGCGCAAACGCAATAGTCATCGGCAGCGGCGTGATGGGGGCTTCGATCGCCTACTCGCTGGCCAGACGCGGATACACAGTCACCGTCGTCGACAAGAAATCGGGACCGGCCCAGGGATCGACCGGGGCGACGAGTGCGATCGTTCGCTTCACCTATTCGCTGCGAGACTCCATCGCCCTGGCCTGGGAGTCCAAGCATCTGTGGGAGAACCTGCGAGACCACCTCCAGGCGCCGGAAGCGGAACCAGTGGCGGACTTCATTCGCACCGGCATGGCCGTCATCGACATTCCCGGACTGCTTCCGCCCACCCTCCGCTCCGACTTCGACGATCTCTCCATCCCCTACACCGAGTGGGATGCAGTCGACCTCTCGCGGGAGCTGCCCGGCATCGACGTCTCGAACCACTACCCACCCGTGCGTCCCGATGATCCGGCGTTCCTCGATGACAGCGAGGAGGAGGCGAGTGCCCTGTACACACCCGACGGCGGGTACATCTCTGATCCGGTCCTGGCCACGGAGAACTTCGTCCGCGCCGCCCAACGACACGGCGCACAGTTCCTCTACAACGCCGAAGTCATCGCCTTAGACCACCACCTCCTCGACCCACAGCAGAACGTTGAAGGTATGGCTAGCGAAGGAGGCGCACCCGAAGACGTGACCGAAGGCGCGCCCAGAGCAGGCGGCGACTCTACTGAGGGGCGCACCGCTTGGAGCGTCGAGCTTGCCGACGGCAGGGTCCTCGACGCCTCTGTCGTGGTGAATGCGGCAGGCCCTTGGTCCTCGAGACTCAACGAGCTCGCCGGCATCGGATCGGACCATGGGGTCTCACTGACTCCGCTGCGCCAGGAGGTCCACACTCTGCCGGCGGAATCGACTGTCATCCGCGCCGACGGCTCCCGCATCCCTGCACTCCTCGACGCCGGCATCGGCACCTATATGCGCGCCGAGGTGGGAGGGCAGCTGCTCATCGGAGGCTCAGAACCCGAGTGCGACGAACTCGAATGGGTGGATGATCCCGACGAGGTATCCATGAGTGTTCGCCCCGAGCAGTTTGAGACGCAGTCGCTGCGCGCGGCCAAACGATTCAACGACATCACGATACCGAACCGAGCGCGCGGAGTCGTCGGCGTCTACGACGTCGCCGCGGACTGGACGCCGATCTATGATCGGTCAGAGGCAGATGGCTTCTATCAGGCTGTCGGCACCAGCGGCAATCAGTTCAAGAACGCACCGATGGTCGGCGAACTCATGGCAGGCCTCATCGACGCTGTCGAAGCCGGCCACGACCACGACAGTGATCCGGTCCGCATTTCACTCACATACACCGACGAAGAGTTGGACCTGGGCGCCTTCTCCCGCCTGCGCACACCGGCAGGAACAAGCGGCAATGTGATGGGCTGA
- a CDS encoding LysR substrate-binding domain-containing protein produces the protein MQDLSRMQDWPELPALGLLVTLSASAQSIGQAAEAMGLAQPNASRSLRNLERDLKVPLLQRSPQGTQLTAEGHAVAQWASKVIDAYADLNAGTRAIQDARAGTVRVSASLTVAEYLLPRYLTTFTSMHPDIDVGLAVENSSAVIAAVREQRCDLGLIESVSLPEGFPAEVVGHDRLMIASAPTFAEAWTHPIGAEELATVPLLVREVGSGTREVLDAALAQYGGARVAGEYGSNSALKIAAATGIAPVVLSELALRDDFSARRLVPLPVESGVALDRELHAVWSPRRRLSTGARALLEHMVNVHD, from the coding sequence ATGCAGGATCTCAGCAGAATGCAGGATTGGCCCGAGCTGCCGGCTCTGGGGCTGCTGGTGACGCTGAGCGCGAGCGCTCAATCCATCGGACAGGCCGCCGAGGCGATGGGACTTGCCCAGCCGAATGCCTCGCGCAGCCTGCGCAATCTCGAACGGGATCTCAAGGTACCTCTGCTGCAGCGCTCTCCGCAGGGCACCCAGCTCACCGCCGAAGGCCACGCGGTTGCCCAGTGGGCCTCGAAGGTCATCGATGCCTATGCCGATCTCAATGCGGGCACCCGCGCGATCCAGGATGCCCGGGCCGGCACCGTGCGCGTGTCCGCCTCCCTGACCGTGGCCGAATACCTGCTGCCGAGATATCTGACGACGTTCACCTCGATGCATCCCGACATCGACGTGGGCCTGGCCGTCGAGAACTCCTCGGCAGTCATCGCGGCAGTGCGCGAGCAGCGCTGCGACCTCGGACTCATCGAATCCGTGTCCCTGCCGGAGGGCTTCCCTGCCGAGGTGGTCGGTCATGACCGGCTCATGATCGCCTCCGCACCCACCTTCGCCGAGGCCTGGACTCACCCGATCGGCGCCGAGGAGTTGGCGACGGTGCCGCTTCTGGTCAGAGAGGTCGGTTCGGGAACGCGAGAGGTCCTCGACGCCGCTTTGGCACAGTACGGCGGAGCGCGCGTGGCGGGGGAGTACGGGTCGAACTCGGCGCTGAAGATCGCCGCAGCCACCGGTATCGCGCCGGTCGTGCTCTCGGAGTTGGCCCTGCGCGATGACTTCAGCGCTCGCCGCCTGGTGCCGCTGCCAGTGGAGTCCGGAGTCGCCCTCGACCGGGAACTGCACGCGGTGTGGTCGCCCAGGCGTCGGCTTTCAACCGGAGCCCGAGCACTGCTGGAGCACATGGTCAACGTGCACGACTGA
- a CDS encoding trans-sulfuration enzyme family protein, translating into MTTRDSSHAPETVVVEAGRPPRSNGSSVNPPIELSSTFVGSGEIDHSDYVYGRFSTPAWTPFEEALAELEHAQLPGLVFGSGLAAIAAALSLVPREGTLIMPRHCYQGSLESAGEVAERSGFTLTTVDIADTEAVVSALDDVSAASAVLWIESPTNPMLEVADTPALISAARERGILTVVDNTFATPLLQTPLDLGADVVVHSVTKYLAGHSDVVLGAVLTSSEDLHKRLHGERSLRGAIAGPFEVWLALRGLRTLSVRMERAQANAALIAERLSTHPNVVETRYPGLPTDPGHERAAAQLSGFGAVVAFCTETAEQATAVAEAVRVWTPATSLGGVESLIERRRRNTSEPKSVPDGLLRLSVGIEHAEDLWADLDAAIKAAHNA; encoded by the coding sequence ATGACCACACGAGATTCCTCCCACGCGCCAGAGACCGTCGTCGTCGAAGCGGGTCGTCCGCCACGCTCGAACGGTTCCTCGGTCAACCCTCCCATCGAACTGTCCTCGACCTTTGTCGGCAGCGGCGAGATCGATCATTCCGACTATGTCTACGGTCGGTTCTCGACCCCGGCATGGACTCCGTTCGAAGAGGCGCTGGCTGAACTCGAACATGCCCAACTGCCCGGGCTGGTATTCGGTTCGGGACTCGCCGCGATCGCAGCGGCACTGAGCCTGGTCCCTCGCGAGGGCACCCTGATCATGCCCCGGCACTGCTACCAGGGGTCACTGGAATCCGCGGGTGAGGTCGCCGAGCGCAGCGGATTCACCCTCACCACCGTCGACATCGCCGACACAGAGGCCGTCGTCAGCGCACTCGATGACGTGAGTGCCGCCTCGGCGGTGCTGTGGATCGAGTCTCCGACGAACCCGATGCTCGAAGTCGCGGACACCCCTGCACTCATCTCCGCCGCACGCGAACGCGGCATCCTCACTGTCGTCGACAATACCTTCGCGACCCCACTCCTGCAGACGCCGCTGGACCTGGGTGCCGACGTCGTCGTCCACTCCGTGACCAAATACCTTGCTGGTCACTCGGACGTCGTCCTCGGTGCAGTGCTGACCAGCAGCGAAGATCTGCATAAGCGGCTGCACGGCGAACGCTCACTGCGCGGAGCGATCGCCGGGCCCTTCGAAGTCTGGTTGGCACTGCGGGGCCTGCGGACACTGTCGGTGCGCATGGAGCGCGCCCAGGCCAATGCCGCGCTGATCGCTGAACGCCTGAGCACGCACCCTAACGTCGTCGAGACCCGCTACCCGGGTCTGCCCACCGACCCCGGCCACGAACGCGCGGCAGCGCAGCTCTCTGGCTTTGGTGCGGTCGTCGCCTTCTGCACAGAAACCGCGGAACAGGCCACAGCCGTCGCCGAGGCGGTCCGAGTGTGGACGCCGGCCACCTCCCTGGGCGGAGTGGAATCACTCATCGAACGTCGCCGGCGCAATACCTCGGAACCGAAGTCGGTGCCCGACGGACTGCTGCGTCTGAGCGTGGGCATCGAGCACGCCGAGGACCTGTGGGCCGATCTCGACGCGGCTATCAAGGCCGCTCACAACGCCTGA